Sequence from the Nasonia vitripennis strain AsymCx chromosome 5, Nvit_psr_1.1, whole genome shotgun sequence genome:
GCTAAGCGCCCTGCATCCAGCGTCctcgcggctcgcgcgcgcaacgagCAACGACGGCGACCCCTCTCTATATACTTACTTACATTTTCGCAGTAatctcgcttctctctcgcgtcagCCCGTCAGCCGAAAAGTCTGTCGCGCACGACACTGCAGCTGCACTCTGCAGTCGCGAATCTCTTGAACTGTCGTCTGTCTcaggtctctctctctctcgcacctcGCACGACGCAGCAATGGTGAGTACTTCATACCTACATCGCAAAAAGCCATTCCGATGCAGCTCTCCACTTACTCACGGCCCTGTTCtgttttttctctatctctgtcGCAGGCTTCGTACACGGAGGATCAGTTAGCCGGTAAGTACCTACTCGCGGAATGCCAAAAAGGGGGACGGTCTGCAACTGCCCACCTCTGCGCCTGCTTTCCACGATTCAGGTCAAGAGTAACGCCGCGAAGCGAGCCTTTTATACTTATTCACTCACCGTACGCGTGCCTTGTCCCTGTATGCTCGCTACTATACCTTTTATGGTGCGACGTTTCAAAGTGAACGTCCGTCCGCGAATCTCGATCGCTCCTTCACGCCCCAGAGAACAGCacggtagcagcagcagtgtcCAGCCACTCAATGCTCTCTTGACTTTTGCCAGTGTATCATATCCTGCACCTGCAGCTAccgttgccgccgccgccgctgctgctgctgctgctgctgcttcttcttttccCTCGGTGCTAGAGTTTTCGCAAGTTTTGGAGATCAAATTCAAGTACCATGTACGTCTTCACTTATCAAGAGTTGGCCAACAGGATGATGTCATCCATGGATGGTAAACCAAGCTAAGAAACCACCAAGTTCCCTTATCGAAGCTCTGACCTTGAAGAAATGCACTTCCAGCAAATAGTTTTTAAGCACTCAATGAACTGCCAATCTTCATTTTGTACTTATTCGTTACAGAATTCCAAGAGGCATTCCAGCTGTTTGACAGCCGTGGAGATGGCAAAATTCATGTAGCTCAAATTGGAGATGCTCTGCGAGCTCTGGGCCAGAATCCTACCGAATCAGATGTGAAAAAGTTCACTAATCAGCACAAGCCTGACGAGAGAATCAGTTTTGAAGTGTTTTTGCCAATCTATCAAGCAATAAGCAAAGCACGCACCTCCGACACTGCTGATGACTTTATTGAAGGATTGCGACACTTTGATAAGGATGGCAATGGTTTCATTTCATCTGCTGAGCTGAGACACTTGTTAACCACTCTTGGTAAATAAAACATCCAATTAATATTCAATCACTAATACTTTCATTACCTTAGTCAACAGctctaaaaaatcaaaactttTATTTCAGGTGAAAAACTAAGCGACGAAGAAGTTGAGACCTTATTGACCGGACATGAAGATTCACAGGGTAACATAAACTACGAAGACTTTGTTCGTCAAGTTATATGTGGTTGAAGCATTACATTCACTTGCGATTCCATTCAAATTATACAATATTTCcataacattttaaaaaagcgaTTTATGCATTTCACCTTAAATAGTTTTTAGAACTAGAGAATATGCACAGCAAGTTCCCTTCAAGTAAAACAACTCCAATGCTTCTGTCATTCTAAACaactaaatttaaatttcatatttttaagaaaataggAATTAGgtctattttaattataaataatatagaCCCGCTGTGCCTTAAATGTTACTAAGTTGATTGCATTTAATTAGCCTGTATTGAACGACTTTA
This genomic interval carries:
- the LOC100113589 gene encoding myosin-2 essential light chain isoform X2; the protein is MASYTEDQLAEFQEAFQLFDSRGDGKIHVAQIGDALRALGQNPTESDVKKFTNQHKPDERISFEVFLPIYQAISKARTSDTADDFIEGLRHFDKDGNGFISSAELRHLLTTLGEKLSDEEVETLLTGHEDSQGNINYEDFVRQVICG
- the LOC100113589 gene encoding myosin-2 essential light chain isoform X1 produces the protein MYVFTYQELANRMMSSMDEFQEAFQLFDSRGDGKIHVAQIGDALRALGQNPTESDVKKFTNQHKPDERISFEVFLPIYQAISKARTSDTADDFIEGLRHFDKDGNGFISSAELRHLLTTLGEKLSDEEVETLLTGHEDSQGNINYEDFVRQVICG